The Thermococcus sp. 4557 genomic sequence TTGAGGAATATCCGAGGTTGTCCATAATAATCCCCCTGTAGAACGCTTCCCATTCAGGCCCCTTTCTTGCGACGCTGAATTCTATGGTCAGTCCCGTAACAAAGACCTTACCGTTTCCGAAGGTGTACGTCGCGGTGCTTGGCCTGGTGTTGTCAGGGGTTCCCGTGGGTGCCTGGACGGTGATTATCTCGGCGTTCGCCGGAAGACCAACGAAGTAACCGTGGCTTGCGTAGCTGCTGGTGAGCGTCGTGTTGTTGGCGAGTACGTAGTCGTGGTTTGAATAGCTCTTCTTTATCTCCACCCCTCCGGGGAGTGGCGTGGTCCACAATCCACCGCCCCATCCCCAGTTGGCGGCGTGGATTTCGAGAACCTTTCCGGCTTTCACGTACTCCTCAAGCTTGCCCATCTGCGGGCCTATCTCGTTGTAGAACTGCTGTCCCTGGTCGCTGACGATGATGATCATGTCGTACGCACCTATGAGGTCCTGAGCCGTTTTGTTCTGGAGCTCGGTGCTCGTCATGACGTCGTAGGGGATGCTCATGTTTGTAAGGGTGTTTTCAACGCTGGGTGAGCCCCATGCGTCGGAGTTCTTTAGAATCAGCACGTTGTAATTCGTTGGGGACTTTGCGGAAACCGAGGGCGGCCCCAACACTGCCACCAAACTGAACAGCATGAGCAGCGATAACGCTGCGCTTAAAATTTTTTTCATACAAATCTCTCCTTTTGGTCCGAACCGAGCAGAAGAACTTCTGGGCTCCTACCCTTAGTCTATTGTATGCTTTACACTATTTAAGCCTTCTTACACGATTTTGAAAAATTTCCAATCGGATTTTGCCCCTACAGCTTTCCGAGGGTCTCGGCCGCGAATCTAACGTCGAAGGAGTTCCTTACCCTGAAGAAGCTCAGCGTCACCTTTGGGTTCCTCTTTGCCAGCTCCTCAATGGACAGCGGCTCGTAGTCAAGGAACTCAGTTATCCTGCTCAGGCTCCGGTAACCCTCGGCGAGGGCGGCGTTTATCGCGTCTTCCAGAGCATCGGGTTCGTAAACCGCATGCGTAACCTCCGCCGTTCCGTCCTTCCAGACAGGTATCAGCGCCTCCGGCTCGTTCTCGTAAAAGAGCCCAATCATGTAGTTCACGAGGAAGGGCATTATCAGAGGCATGTTGCCCTCGGCCAGAAAGAACGGCTCTCCTGGGGGGGCTTTCAGGAGGGCCTCCATCCTGCTCCTCGCGGCAACGGGAAGGGGATTCGAGACGTGGAGGGAATAGGTTCTGAGCTTGTCCTTTCTGACCACCGTGATGACTTCGTCTATCCTCTTGCTCATTAGGAGACGTTTCTCGGTGAGCTTAACAACCGGCTCATCCGCAACGGGGAGGGTGTAGTTCTCCCATCGCTTCTCCGGAAACGCCAATATGTATGCCATCATGGGCGGGACTAGGGCCGGTCGTTTAAAAACCTTTTTCCGACTTCCTGTCATTTATACAAATTTTTCTCCAAAAATCTTAAATCATGCCAGTTCTTTGCCATTTTGGTGGGATAAATGATACCAAGAACGATGAGCACTCAGCATCCTGACAACG encodes the following:
- a CDS encoding pyrolysin, producing MLFSLVAVLGPPSVSAKSPTNYNVLILKNSDAWGSPSVENTLTNMSIPYDVMTSTELQNKTAQDLIGAYDMIIIVSDQGQQFYNEIGPQMGKLEEYVKAGKVLEIHAANWGWGGGLWTTPLPGGVEIKKSYSNHDYVLANNTTLTSSYASHGYFVGLPANAEIITVQAPTGTPDNTRPSTATYTFGNGKVFVTGLTIEFSVARKGPEWEAFYRGIIMDNLGYSSIVLPPKAPLQRGIDVMLFNFYYYIQYHRALDEYNVLYTEAVEGGMDNETLGIAQIQNSTAAEYYANASQYGPVVSNFPRIYIFIDLRKAALHQKQAVGILEEAMADW
- a CDS encoding molybdenum cofactor guanylyltransferase; the protein is MMAYILAFPEKRWENYTLPVADEPVVKLTEKRLLMSKRIDEVITVVRKDKLRTYSLHVSNPLPVAARSRMEALLKAPPGEPFFLAEGNMPLIMPFLVNYMIGLFYENEPEALIPVWKDGTAEVTHAVYEPDALEDAINAALAEGYRSLSRITEFLDYEPLSIEELAKRNPKVTLSFFRVRNSFDVRFAAETLGKL